From Terriglobales bacterium:
CCTCTCGCGGCACCGGCGGCTGATCTCTCGGCACTGGACCAATGTGCGATTTTGTCCGTCATCGATACCCCGAAGTCGCGGCTGGTGTCACTGAGTGATGAACGCAGCCTCGGGGCCGAGAAGATGCGCGTCTTGAGCACCCGGCTGCGACATCTGCGTCACCCCCGGCGCTTCACCAAGTTGCTGATCTCCAGCTGCATGAAGGGCGAAGGCAAGAGTGTGGTTTCCGCTAACCTGGCGATCACCCTCGCCAAGAACGCCAGCCAGCGGACCTTGCTGGTGGATGGCGACCTTCGCCAGCCTGGGCTGAGCCGCATGTTCGGCAGCGAGAAGCTGCCGGGCATCGCGGATTGGTATCGTGACCAGGTCCCCATCCATCAGTTTCTCCGGCGATCCCAGGATTTTCCTCTCTGGTTCCTGCCCGCCGGCAAGGTTCCCGGCCAGCCCCTGGAGGTCCTGCAGTCGGACCGGTTGGCGCAGCTCATGACCGAATTGGGCGAGGTGTTTGAATGGGTGATCGTCGATTCGCCGCCGCTGTCTCCGCTGGCCGATTCCACCATCTGGGCCGCACTGACTGAAGCCACCGTGCTGGTGGTCCGCGAGGGACAGACTCCGACCAAGCTGTTACGGAACGTGCTGGATTCGTTCCAGAAGGACCGGTTGGTCGGCGTCGTGGTCAACGAGTCGAAGAGCGCTGAACGCAAGTACTACGACTTGTACTATCGCAAGAGTCGCAACGGAGACCATCCGTAGACGGCCGGTGGTAGTAGTTTTCAACCATAGTGCAAGAGTTTGCACATCGCATTCCCGGTGCCACTCGAGGGCTCGAATTA
This genomic window contains:
- a CDS encoding CpsD/CapB family tyrosine-protein kinase translates to MSKIFEALQKSQSQGDRTTAIPEMAAEAVSPLAAPAADLSALDQCAILSVIDTPKSRLVSLSDERSLGAEKMRVLSTRLRHLRHPRRFTKLLISSCMKGEGKSVVSANLAITLAKNASQRTLLVDGDLRQPGLSRMFGSEKLPGIADWYRDQVPIHQFLRRSQDFPLWFLPAGKVPGQPLEVLQSDRLAQLMTELGEVFEWVIVDSPPLSPLADSTIWAALTEATVLVVREGQTPTKLLRNVLDSFQKDRLVGVVVNESKSAERKYYDLYYRKSRNGDHP